In Monomorium pharaonis isolate MP-MQ-018 chromosome 3, ASM1337386v2, whole genome shotgun sequence, a genomic segment contains:
- the LOC105840811 gene encoding vasoactive intestinal polypeptide receptor 2, producing MGDAEVERFLTDQKRKCDQFVEGISSAFGDVMSETTGIRLSGYNVTDADRLEKYRGIARTSVVEGNVTEIRQCPPSFDGLLCWSPTDAPGTATLPCPPASIIGYTDLASDNLRALAVASKVCQANGEWYQNSDNVSWSNYSLCVQNSTGYIIEKNLNYSRWYETPAEFALLNKWLPIIRMVSHIGYVTSFTTLIVAMVIFSLLRKLRNPRNRLHMHLFASFIMRAFMALLKDWSFIDGIGLAWDVVFVDGKNVFIREHTTWICKVITSLWQYFIVANYSWILMEGLYLHNLVFLALCTDTSTIALYIVLGWGLPVLVVVPWIIIRVIIEDTLCWTTHDNSSLFLVIRIPIMVSILFNFLLFLNIVRVLLVKLKTSVHLQRKKMKYKRWAKSTLVLVPLFGIHYTFFLGLSYHKDYRVELVWLFCDQLFASFQGSFVAFLYCLLNGEVRAEMRRVWKARRSKREVDSFISGHTRNSKDGINRKRHRSEGDDGTNFVITMKKLSVKDIK from the exons ATGGGAGACGCTGAAGTGGAACGTTTCTTAACCGATCAGAAACGTAAATGCGATCAGTTTGTCGAAG GTATATCGTCGGCATTTGGCGACGTGATGTCGGAGACCACCGGAATAAGATTATCCGGGTACAACGTTACTGACGCGGATCGATTGGAGAAGTATCGTGGGATCGCCAGAACAAGTGTCGTAGAAGGCAACGTGACGGAAATTCGTCAATGTCCGCCCTCCTTCGACGGTCTGCTCTGCTGGTCGCCCACTGACGCACCGGGAACAGCCACCTTACCATGCCCACCGGCCTCGATCATAGGATACACCGATCTCGCGAGCGACAATCTGAGAGCGCTCGCGGTAGCCAGCAAGGTCTGTCAGGCGAACGGCGAGTGGTACCAAAACTCGGACAACGTCTCCTGGAGCAACTACAGCCTGTGCGTGCAGAACAGCACGGGTTACATCATCGAGAAGAATCTGAATTACTCGCGGTGGTATGAAACGCCGGCGGAGTTTGCGCTGCTAAAT aaatGGCTGCCGATTATCAGAATGGTATCGCATATTGGATACGTGACTTCATTTACTACTCTAATTGTTGCCATGgtgattttttctttactaag AAAACTTAGGAATCCCAGAAATAGATTACACATGCATTTGTTTGCATCCTTTATTATGAGAGCTTTCATGGCACTTCTCAAGGATTGGAGTTTCATAGATGGCATCGGATTGGCATGGGACGTCGTCTTTGTCGATGGAAAGAACGTTTTTATCAGAGAACACact ACTTGGATATGCAAGGTAATCACGAGTCTGTGGCAATATTTCATTGTGGCGAACTATTCATGGATTCTAATGGAAGGATTGTATTTACACAATCTGGTATTCCTGGCACTGTGCACCGACACCAGCACAATAGCTCTATACATTGTACTAGGCTGGG GTCTTCCTGTTTTGGTAGTAGTGCCATGGATAATAATACGCGTGATTATCGAAGATACTCTCTGTTGGACTACTCATGACAATTCCTCGCTGTTCCTCGTTATAAGAATACCAATTATGGTGTCTATTTTG ttCAATTTTCTACTGTTTCTTAATATTGTTCGTGTCCTGCTTGTGAAACTGAAAACGTCGGTGCATCTGCAACGGAAGAAGATGAAATACAA gAGATGGGCAAAATCGACTCTGGTTTTAGTACCACTCTTCGGAATACACTATACTTTTTTCTTGGGATTATCTTACCATAAGGACTACAGAGTAGAACTTGTTTGGCTTTTCTGCGATCAGCTGTTTGCGTCCTTTCAG GGTTCCTTCGTGGCTTTTCTTTATTGTCTGTTGAATGGCGAGGTCAGGGCGGAAATGCGACGAGTGTGGAAGGCTCGACGATCAAAGAGGGAAGTCGATTCCTTTATCTCCGGTCACACGAGAAATTCGAAGGACGGAATCAATCGAAAGCGGCATCGATCGGAGGGCGATGATGGCACCAATTTCGTAATTACTATGAAGAAGTTGTCGGTGAAAGACATCAAATAG